One segment of Takifugu rubripes chromosome 5, fTakRub1.2, whole genome shotgun sequence DNA contains the following:
- the qtrt1 gene encoding queuine tRNA-ribosyltransferase catalytic subunit 1: MASTIERGAPPNALGSNMSLKKALSAASPLSLRIVAECPVTKARACDLILPHAAVSTPVFMPVGTQGTLKGITVDQLEGLGCQICLGNTYHLGMRPGPDLIEKASGLHGFMNWKKNLLTDSGGFQMVSLVELSEVTEDGVKFKSPYDGKEILLSPEKSISIQNSLGSDIMMQLDDVVSSTVTGPRVEEAMHRSIRWLDRCIAANKNPDRQNLFAIIQGGLNAELRKKCLEEMTQRDVPGFAIGGLSGGEEKDDFWRMVTLSTDHLPREKPRYLMGVGYAVDLVVCVALGCDMFDCVFPTRTARFGSALVPWGSLQVKHKQYAKDLQPIDPDCHCPTCRRHSRAYLHALFKNDTAAMHHITIHNISYQLTLMRSVRQSIVEKRFPEFIQAFMKRMFPSPDQYPSWAVDALTSVNIKLE, translated from the exons ATGGCGTCTACCATAGAGCGTGGAGCTCCTCCAAATGCGTTAGGAAGCAATATGTCCCTCAAAAAAGCCCTTTCGGCAGCAAGTCCCCTCTCCCTACGAATTGTTGCTGAGTGCCCGGTGACAAAAGCAAGAGCCTGTGATTTAATACTACCACACGCCGCCGTGAGCACTCCGGTTTTTATGCCTGTCGGAACTCAAGGGACCCTGAAAGGAATCACAGTGGATCAACTTGAAGGTCTTGGTTGCCAGATATGTCTGGGAAATACATACCACTTGGGCATGAGACCT GGACCGGATCTGATCGAAAAAGCCAGTGGTTTGCATGGGTTCATGAACTGGAAGAAAAATCTTTTGACT GACAGTGGAGGGTTTCAGATGGTATCCCTTGTTGAATTGTCTGAAGTTACTGAAGATGGGGTGAAGTTTAAGTCCCCCTATGATGGCAAAGAGATCCTTCTGAGTCCAGAGAAATCCATCAGCATACAGAACAGTTTGG GTTCAGACATCATGATGCAGCTTGATGATGTAGTCAGCAGTACAGTAACAGGACCACGGGTAGAGGAGGCAATGCATAGATCTATTCGCTGGCTGGACCGGTGCATTGCTGCCAATAAAaatccagacagacagaacctTTTTGCAATCATCCAGGGAGGACTGAATGCAGAGCTGCGGAAAAAGTGTCTAGAAG AAATGACTCAACGTGATGTTCCTGGGTTTGCCATTGGTGGCCTGAGTGGtggagaggagaaggatgaCTTCTGGCGGATGGTAACACTTAGCACTGACCACCTGCCCAGAGAAAAGCCTCGATATCTAATGGGTGTTGG GTATGCTGTGGATTTGGTGGTGTGCGTTGCTCTGGGTTGTGATATGTTTGACTGTGTATTTCCCACCCGCACAGCA AGGTTTGGCTCTGCCTTGGTGCCGTGGGGATCTCtccaggtgaaacacaaacaatATGCTAAGGACCTTCAGCCGATAGACCCAGACTGCCACTGTCCCACCTGCAGGAG aCATAGCCGGGCTTACCTCCATGCTCTTTTTAAGAATGACACTGCAGCAATGCATCACATCACAATCCACAACATTTCCTACCAG CTCACCCTGATGCGCTCTGTGAGACAGAGCATTGTAGAAAAGAGGTTCCCCGAGTTTATACAGGCATTCATGAAGCGAATGTTTCCCTCTCCTGATCAGTATCCCAGCTGGGCTGTTGATGCTCTCACCTCGGTCAACATCAAGCTAGAATAG